In the genome of Streptomyces sp. NBC_00190, one region contains:
- a CDS encoding ATP-binding protein, whose translation MRTLAVKAVGWASSFPVSKGVRAARQWTSGHLASLPWNNSAADTVHSVLLSVSELVTNAHLHAAGTAHLVLTWDGCCLHVSVADSDPRLPEPREADAQRDAGATSGRGLGIVTTLADSWDIHAFHGGKAITACFRPPGRPASPTGRE comes from the coding sequence GTGAGGACGTTGGCGGTCAAGGCAGTCGGCTGGGCCAGCTCGTTCCCCGTTTCGAAGGGAGTACGGGCGGCACGGCAGTGGACTTCCGGGCATCTGGCGTCGCTCCCCTGGAACAACTCGGCCGCGGACACGGTGCACTCCGTGCTCCTCAGCGTGTCCGAGCTCGTCACGAACGCCCACCTGCACGCGGCGGGAACCGCCCACCTCGTGCTGACATGGGACGGCTGCTGCCTCCATGTGAGCGTCGCCGACTCCGACCCTCGTCTGCCCGAGCCACGCGAGGCCGACGCCCAGCGCGATGCCGGCGCCACGTCCGGCCGGGGACTGGGAATCGTCACCACCCTCGCCGACTCCTGGGACATCCACGCGTTCCACGGCGGCAAGGCGATCACGGCGTGCTTCCGCCCCCCTGGGCGGCCGGCCTCCCCCACCGGCCGGGAGTAG
- a CDS encoding STAS domain-containing protein, with protein sequence MTGAKDANHAGVVGDSYLAGAGWVVAAHGELDQDTLAPLEGALASAADRHRLVVLDAGSITFGDSSFLNLLLRLHHLTTLRIAAPGEQLRRLFALTGADTVLSLHPSVEDAVRAS encoded by the coding sequence ATGACCGGAGCAAAGGACGCGAATCACGCAGGCGTGGTCGGGGACAGCTACCTGGCCGGGGCCGGGTGGGTGGTGGCCGCGCACGGCGAGCTCGACCAGGACACGCTGGCTCCGCTCGAGGGGGCGCTCGCCTCCGCCGCGGACCGGCACCGGTTGGTGGTGCTGGACGCCGGCTCCATCACCTTCGGCGACTCATCGTTCCTGAATCTGCTGCTGCGGCTGCACCATCTCACCACCCTGCGCATCGCCGCTCCTGGTGAGCAGCTCCGCCGCCTCTTCGCGCTGACGGGCGCGGACACGGTGCTCTCCCTGCACCCGAGCGTCGAGGACGCCGTCCGGGCGTCGTGA